One Myxococcaceae bacterium JPH2 genomic window, GTTGAAGGACGCCTGCGTGTGCTCGGTCGCCTCCAGGCCCGTGTGATGGAAATACGTGGCCCACACCGTGACGAACAAAGACGCGCACATGGGCAGCAGGAACACCCAGAGCGCGTTGTACCAGTCATGCCAGAACAGCGCGCCGAGCAGCACCACCTGCAACGCGGCCATGCTCGTGAAGATGCGCAGGACGCGCGGGTGCTCCAGGCCCACCTTGAAGGCGCGCGGATACGCGACCAGCGCCGTGATGAACGAGTACTCCAGCTCGCCCATCGTGGTGCCGTCCTTGCGCTTCCAGCGGGACTCGTCCTTCTCCTGGTCCAGGTAGTTGCGGTGATGGCCCAGCACGTGGTGCAGGAACCACGCGTGGGACGTCACACCGGTCTGAAAGGCAAACACCACCTCGAGGATCCGATTCGGCAGGGCATGCCGGAACATCGGGACGTGCTGGTGGTGGTGGTTCCACGCGCTGATCCACCCCTTCGGAATCACCCACAGGGCGAGCCACAGGATGGGGAACCACCAGCTCCGCGCCTGGAGATAGACGGTCAGGTCCAACGCGAAGGCACAGAAGAACAGCAGGACAGGGATGCGGTCTCGGGGATGCCGGAACAAGGTCATGCGGATTCCACTGCGGGGGTGTCGCCAGGGGGTTGGAGGGACTGCGGGGGCCGCTCCAACAGTCTACCGGTGACGCCCTTGGGAAGAACGACCCCGAAGAAGAATCCCTCCTCGAACGGGGCCGTGGAGTCCACTTGCACCCTCGCACGCGCCGCGAGGGTCGCCAGCGCCGTCTGGAGATACACGACGGCGAAGGCCCCTCCCACGCACGCGCGCGGCCCACGCCCGAAGGGGAAGAAGTAGCCGCTCCCCAGCGGGTCCCTCGCCACGCCGCCGTCGAGCCACCGCTCGGGGACGAACTCCTCGGCGCGGACCCAATGCGTCGGGTCCCGGTGAAGGTGCTGGTTGGAGATCATGATCATCGCGCCCGCCGGCAGCGTCACGCCCGCCAGCTTCGCGTCCGCCGCGGGCGTGCGGGTGAAGACCCGGACCGCGGGCAACAGGCGCATGGCCTCATAGGCGACCGCCTCCGCCCAGGGCGCCCGCCGGAGCGACTCGAAGGTCCACGGCCCCTCACCCAGCGCGGCGGCCTCGGCCGCGAGGCGGGCCTCCGCGGCGGGGAACTTCTGGAGCTGGTGGAACGCTCCCACCAGGGTCGTGCTCGAGGAGAAGACGCCGCCGTAGAAGAACGTCCCCAGCAGGTGCGCCAGCCGCTGCTCGGGCAGGTCCGGCATCTCGCGCAGCGTCCATGACAGCAGGTCCACCCCATGAGGGCGGGGCTTCGCCCGCGCGGCGCGGACCTTCTGGGCGAACAGGCCATAGAACCGCTCGCGCGCCTGCTCGAAGCCCTTGGGCAGGGAGACGAAGCGCAAGGGCAGCTTCGCCTGGATGCGCGCGTCCGCGCCCTTCGCCATCAACATGAAGTCGTCATAGGCCGAGTCGGGCAACGCCTCGCCCACCACCACGGTGGCGAAGGTGTCGAACGTCAGCCGCCGCAGCACGGGCGTGAGGTCCACCGGCCCCGCCGCGAACAAGCCCTCCACGGCCTGAGCGACAGTGGCCTGCATGGGCCCCACCTGCGCCGCCAGCCACGCGGGAGACCACGGCTGCTCCAGAGGGTCACCCCGGCGCTTCTCGGCCCAGTCCTCGCTCTGCTTCGCGATGAACATCGTGTCGTTCGTCACGGTGGGACGGACTTGATCGCTGATGGCGCCCTTCTCGAACTCCAAGCGGCGCGTCTCCATCACCTCTTCGATGAGCGCGGGGTCGTTGAGCACCACGCCCGGGCTGGCGCCCATCCAGATGAGCGTGACGCCGCCGTACTCACGGCCATAGCGCGCGCAGACGTCCCAGGGCGTGGCGCCGAGGAAATCCCCCAGCGTGCCGAGCACTCCGGGCGCGGGCCCGGGCAACGAAGCGAAGGCCTTGCGACGAGCGCCGAAGAACAGGTTGAACACGCCGCGAGAGAACAGGTTCGGCAAGGCGCCTCCAGGGCGTCTCAGACAGTGATGCCGCAGGGAATCCGGTCAGGCTGCAGGACGGTGTACGGCACATCGCGCTGGGCGTTGCGCACCTTCACGGCCTCGAGCTGGGCGCTCAAGCGCGCATGGAAGCGCTCGCGAATGGCGTGAAGCGCGGGCTCGTGGAAGTACTCCTCGTGCCAGCCTCCCGCGTGGAGCAGGTACTCCTCATCATCCCCGAAGCTGGAGAGCGCCCGGCCAATGGCCACCTGCCACAGCGTCTGGGATTTGGTGGGAATCATCGCGGCGATGTCCGCCGGCCCCAGCTTCCCCTTCTCACGCGGCGGCGCGCGGCGAAGGCACAGCGGGGCGTTGGGCACGAAGGCGTAGTGCTCGTACTGGAGATAGTTCACCGCGGCGTGCTGCACGCTCACCGAGAACAGGACGGTGGTGAGGATCTCCACCAGGTCCTCCACGCGGTGGAGCGTCGCACACGGCAACTTCTCCACGGGAAGGCCGTGCGCGGTGAGGTCCTCCCACCAGCGCTGCATCTCCCCATCGGCCACCAGGTCGGCGTCGGTCGCATAGAAGTGCCGCAGGACTCCGCCCACGTACTCCTCCAGCGCATCCCACAGCGGGAGCGACTCGTCGCGATAGGGATAGTCCGGCAGCACGGAGGGCTCCAACACCCCGCGCCGAGCCAGGTCGCGGCGCGGCTGGTTGTCCCGCAGGGTCCAGCGCGCGAAGCCCTTCTTGCCCAACTGGAGGTGCCCCTTGTCCGGGCCTCCCGTGGCGATGAAGTCGTCGAACACCGCGCCCTCGGCCAGCAGGCCCTTGCGCGCCCCGTCGTTGATGGCGAGCGTGTAGCGGAAGTGCCGGCGCAGCAGTTTGTAGACGGGATGCGGATCCGGCAGGTTGCGCATCGTCGCCAGGACGAAGGGCTCGGCAATGAAGTGGGTCCGCAGCGCGTGCGACACCATCTGGTGCGTGTTGCCCTCGCTGCACCGCACGTAGATTTTCGCGGCCAGCCAGTCGTACTCCCCATCGTTCGGCGTGAAGACGGGGTCCTGCCTCGCGTCGCGTCCCAGCTGGATGGCGAGCGGTCTCAATCGCTGGCTGTCATCCAGGAACAACAGACACCGGGCAGCGGGCGCCCAGCGGCGCTCCTCCTCGCCCTCCTTCCCCACCTTCCGGAACATCGGGATGTCTTCGAGGATCTCGAAGTCGATCAAGAAGACGCGCTGGGCCTCGAACGCGCCCGCCAGCGTCAGCCCCGGGGACAAGAGCCCGCGGACCTCATGGTCCGTCAGCGGCATTCCCTCGGGAAGCGCGCGCATGAGCGTGACATGGATGGGATTGATGCCCTGCACCGCTTGCCGCGCGAACTCGTGGTCGTCCTTCCAGCGGTGCGACAGCTGGGGCAGCTCGATGCCCTTGAAGAAGTCGAAGATGTCCACCAGCCCGTTCCACGCGCTCGCCAGCATGGGCAGATGCAACTGGATGGCGGCCAGTGTCTTGGCGATGACCACCTCGTAGCTGCCCTCGCGCAAGCCTCGGTAGAGCTCATCCTTCGGCAGCGGCCTCGCTTCGCTGATGTCGAGCGCGCCGGGCAGCCCTTGCGTGGCCTCGGGCGAACGCCAGACATACATCTGCTGCCGGACCTGGAGTTGCTCCAGTCGCGCGGACGCCTCGCGCTCGCTGCGCGCGTGCTGCGGAAGTCTCGCCGTTCCTTCCAGGACCTCGGCGTGGGCACCACTCAGAATCCAGCGGAAGAAGGGGAAGTGCCATTGCCGCTCCCCCGAGGACACCTGGACCGTGTCGAGCAGCCAGTCCCCCGCCACGCCACCCGAGTTGCTCAGGCGCAGGAGCAGCAGCTCACCCACGTCGCGGTCCGTGACGGAGTAGACCTCCTCCGAACCGGCCTCGAAGTCATTGTGAAAGCGCCGGTCCAGGGCATGCGACGCGCTCTCTCCCTCCGTCCCCACCAGGACGACGGAGATGGTCCCGTCCGTCCCCGCCCCCAACCGTGCGCTCGTGCGAATCGTGAGCTTGTACTCGACAGTCATGACCCTCTCGGCTTTCGCGGGCAGACCGTAGGACGCGACAAAAGTACCCGCAAATGAAGTCCCCCACCCTTTGGAATGCCTTGAAAGTACTGAAGTACACGCTCTCTTCGGCCTGTTGGGATGATCCGGAAGAAGGCAACGCCTGGAGCCCAAACCATCCCATGCGACAGGCGCGTCTCCCCGCGTCAATGCATGACACGGCCACTCGCCGGCTTGAACTCCCGTGGGGCCCTCGATATCCCGCGCCGGTACTCAGGAGCGTCCCAACGTGAAGCGAAGCCTGTCTGGATTGGTCGTCGCCCTCGCGCTCACCGCCTGCAAGGAAGAGCCGCGCGGGAAGATGGAGCCGATTGCCCGTCCCCCCACGCCCGCGGGTGCGCCGGCCGCTCCCGTGGCGAAGGCCGCAGCGGAGGTCCCCGCAGAGGGCTCCGTGCTGCTGCGCTGGAAGCTGGCCAAGGGCGACCCCCGGGTCTTCCGCCTGTCGCTCACGCCGGAAGCCGCCGCCGCCAGTGAGCCCGCCACGCCCCCCGCGCGCGCCGACAAGAAGAAGGGCCGCGACGCCAAGGCCAAGGCCGAGGCCCCCGAGCCCGCGCCGACGATGACGCCCACCGAGCTGACCTATCTGCTGGAGCGCACGAGCGGCGGGGACGCGCTGCTGCGAATCACTCCCGCGAGCGGCGCCCCAGACGAAGCCAGCCTGAGCGACCGCGGCTTCGTGCTGGAGGGACTCCAGGGCGCCACGCGCAACACCGCGACGCTGGTGCTGGAGCTGCCGCGTGACGCGGTCCGCGTGGGCGACACCTGGTCGCTGGCCACCGAGCTGGTGGTGCCCGACGTCTTCGGCCGCGACTTCCACCGCACCGCGAGCGAGCGCCACAACCGCGTGAAGCTGGCCGCCCTGACGCCCGCGGAGAACGGCGAGCAAGTGGCCGTCATCGAGTACGACCTGGGCGAGCAGCTCTCCGGCACCGTCCCTCCCGGCTACAAGCCGCCCGACGCGCGCCCCGGGGCCGACGAGGGCAAGAAGACCTCGGGCACGCAGGACGTGGCGGTGGACGTGAAGGTCACCGCGCGCGGCGAGTTCCTGGTGAAGGCCGGACACTGGCGCACGTGGGAGGGCACCTTCACCACCGTGACGAAGGGCCCCTCGCGCGCCGCCGTGCAGCTCCCCGCGGGCACGCAGAAGGTGCGCCTCAGCGCGATGGACGCCGCGCCCGCCGCGCCTTCCGCGCCCGCTACCCCGCCAGCGGCTCAGCCGGCCGCGCCGTAGCGCCGTCCGACGCGCGCACCAACTGGACCACCGCGTCCACCCACGCCGGGTGGGCGTTGAGGGAGGGGACGAGCGTCAGCGACTCTCCTCCGGCCGCCACGAACTGCTCACGCGCGCGCAGGCCCACTTCCTCCAGCGTCTCCAGGCAGTCCGCCACGAACGCCGGGCACATCACCGCGAGCCGCTTCACGCCGCGCACGGCCAGCTCGGGCAGCACCTCGTCCGTGTAGGGCTTCACCCACGGCGTCCGCCCCAGCCGGGACTGGAACGACACGGTGTAGCCCTCCGGCTTCAGCCCGAGCCGCTCCGCCAACATGCGCGCCGTCGCGTAGCACTGCGCGCGGTAGCAGTGCCGGTTCACGTCGGTGAGCGTGTCGCAGCACTTCGACGAGGCGAGGCAGTGGCTCCCGGACGGGTCGCTCTTGCGCATGTGGCGCTCGGGCAGCCCGTGGAAGCTGAACAGCACATGGTCCGCGCGGGCCTCGGAGATGACCGGCCGCGCCACCGTGGCGAACGCATCGAGGAAGCCCGGCGCGTCGTAGAACGCGGGCACCGCGCGCACGTTGGGGACGTCCCAGCCCTCGGTCATCACCTCGTAGAGGCGCGCCAGCGAGGACGAGGACGACGACGTGGCCTCCTGCGGGTACAGGGGCAGCACCGTGAAGTCCGTCACCCCCCGCGCGCGCAGCGACGCCACCGCGTCCGGCAGCGAGGGATTGCCATAGCGCATGGCGAGCGCCACCTCGTACTCGCCCTTCAGTTGCTCGGCCACCGCGGCGGTCAGCGCCTTGCTGTGCACGAGCAGCGGCGAGCCCTCCGGCATCCACACTTTGCGATAGGCCTCCGCGCTCTTGGCGGGGCGGAACGGCAGGATGAAGAGGTTGAGGAGCAACCAGCGGCCCACCGGGTGGATGTCCACCACGCGCGGGTCGCTCAAGAACTCGCGCAGGTAGCGCCGCACCGGCCCGGACTCGGGCGCGTCCGGCGTCCCCAGGTTGATGAGCAGGAGCCCCCGCTTCGCGCTTGGCATGGCCATGGAGCGCGGGCCTCAGTGCAGCGCGTTCGGCAGCGTGAGGGCGAACTCCGCGATGCGCGCATCGAAGTGCGTGCCATCCGGGCGCACCATCGCGTAGGTGCCGCGCATGGTGCCGAACGGCGTGCGCAGCATCGCCCAGCTCGTGTACTCGAAGCGCTCGCCCGGCCCCAGCTTCGGCTGGCGCCCCACCACTCCCTCGCCCTTCACCTCTTCGACCCGGCCCTCGGAATCAGTGATGACCCAGTGCCGGCTCTGGAGCTGCGCGGGTGCCTCACCCTCGTTCATGATCTCCACCTTGTAGGTGAAGGCGAACTGGCCGGACTCGGGCGCGCTGCGCTCGGGCCAGAAGGCTGGCCGCACGGTGATGCGAATGCCGTCGGTGGTGGCGGAGGAAGACATGTCTCCACATTTGGCCGGCGCGCCGCCGAGACGCAAGGAAAAGACCCGCCCGGGGGCCTAGCTCTTCACGCGCTTCCGGTCCTGCTCGGCTTCCGTCGAAGACGTGGACTCCGGTGACGTGGACTCTGGCTCGGGAGGACGCGGCCAGATGAACGACGCCCCAATGGCCAGCGCCAGGGTGCCCGCGATGACGCCCAGGGAGATGCCGGTGGAGACGTGGATGTCGAAGAACTCGATGAGCATCTTCACGCCCACGAAGGCGAGGATGACGCTCAGCGCCAGCTTCAGGTAGTGGAACCTGTCCATCAAGCTGGAGACCACGAAGAACAGCGAGCGCAGGCCCAGGATGGCGCAGACGTTGGACGAGTAGGCGATGAAGGCGTTGCCGCTCAAGCCCAGCACCGCGGGGATGGAGTCCACCGCGAACAGCAGGTCCGTGGCCTCCACCACCAGCAGCACGACGAACAGCGGCGTCACCTTGCGGCGGCCGTCCTCGGTGATGAAGAAGTGGCTGCCCTGCCCTTGGCTCGCCACGGGCAGCACGCGCCGCGCCACGCGCACCACCAGCCCCGCCTCGGGATCCGCCTCGTCGTCGTCATCCGAGACGAGCATCTTCACCGCGGTGAAGACCAGGAACGCGCCGAAGATGTAGAGGATCCAGTGGAAGCGCCGCACCAACTCCGTGCCCGCGATGATGAGGCAGGCGCGCATCACGAAGGCGCCAAGGATGCCCCAGAACAGCACGCGGTGCTGATGCTCGGGCGCCACGCGGAAGTAGCTGAAGACGAGCAGGAAGACGAAGAGGTTGTCGACGCTGAGCGCGTACTCGACCACGTAGGCCGTCAGCCACTGCGTGGCGTGGGTGCTCCCGGCGAAGTGCCAGATGCCGCCGGCGAACGCGAGGCTGAGGGACACCCAGACGAGCGTCCAGAGCCCCGCCTCCTTGGGCGTCACCACGTGTTCCTTGCGATGGAACAGCCCCAGGTCCAGGGCGAGCATCGCCAGGACGAAGACGTTGAAGCCCACCCAGATGGACAAAGGTGTTTGCACGTGCGTTTCCTGGCTCAGGACGAACCGGAGCGCACCCTAGTGGCGGGCGGCCCCCGGCGTCGACCCCTCCGTAACGCAGCGCGTGCCGGGTGGCTACTCCCATTCCGTGGCGGGACGTCTCAGCACCAGCACGGAGCGCCCACCCACCTGCACCCGGCCACCCGCGGGGGTGTGCGTGCGCTGTGACTCGCCGCATGCGGCGGTGTCCACCACCAGCTCCCAGTCCGCGCCCCACTCGAGCGCGGGCAGCAAGAAGGTGATGGGCTCGTGGTGCGCGTTCATCAGCACCAGCAGCGTGTCGCCGACGATGCGATTGCCCTCGTCATCCGGCGTGGCGATGGCGTCTCCGCCCAGCAGAAAGCCCAGGGAGCGGACGTAGGGCTTCTCCCAGTCGTCCTTGCGCATCTCCTTGCCGTCGGGCCGGAACCACGCGAGGTCCTTCAGCTCGCTGTCCCAGATGTGCGCGCCGCGGAAGAAGCGGCGCTTGCTGAGCACCGGCTGCTCGCGCCGCAGCTTCGCCATCCGCACGGTGAAGTCGAGGAACTGCCGCTGGGTGTCGCTCAAATCCCAGTTCACCCACGCCAGCTCGTTGTCCTGGCAGTAGGCGTTGTTGTTGCCGTGCTGGGTGCGGCCCATCTCGTCGCCGGCCACCAGCATGGGCACGCCCTGGGACAAGAAGAGCGTGGCGAGGAAGTTGCGCTTCTGTTGCTCGCGCAGCGCGTTCACCTTCGGGTCGTGCGTCTCGCCCTCCACCCCGCAGTTCCAGGAGTGGTTGTCATTGGCGCCGTCCCGATTGTCCTCGCCGTTCGCCTCGTTGTGTTTGTCGTTGTAGGTGACCAGGTCGTGCAGCGTGAAGCCATCATGCGCGGTGACGAAGTTCACGCTCGCGGTGGGCTTGCGCCCGGAGAGCGCATACAGGTCCGAGCTGCCCGTGAGCCGATAGCCAATCTCCGCCGCCTGCCGGTCATCGCCCTTCCAGTAGCGGCGAATGGTGTCTCGGTACTTGCCGTTCCACTCGCTCCACAGCACCGGGAAGTTGCCCACCTGGTAGCCGTAGTCGCCCACGTCCCACGGCTCCGCGATGAGCTTCACCCGGCTGAGCACCGGGTCCTGATGGAGAATCTGGAAGAAGGCCGCGCGCGTGTCATAGCCCTGCCGGTCTCTGCCCAACGTCGTGGCCAGGTCGAAGCGGAACCCGTCCACATGCATGACCTCCACCCAGTAGCGCAGCGAGTCCGCCACCAGCTTCAGGGCGTTGGGGTTCGTGGCGTTCCACGAGTTCCCGCAGCCGGTGAAGTCCATGTAGTAGCGCGGGTCCTTCTCCGCGAGCCGGTAGTACGCGCCGTTGTCCAGGCCCTTGAAGGACAGCGTGGGCCCCAGGTGATTGCCCTCGCACGTGTGGTTGTAGACGACGTCGAGGATGACCTCGAGCCCCGCGCGGTGCAGCAGCTTCACCATCCCCTTGAACTCGGCGACCTGCTCGCCGCGCGAGCCCGAGGCGCTGTAGCGCGCGTCCGGAGAGAAGAAGTTGAGGGTGTTGTAGCCCCAGTAGTTGGTGCGCCCCTTCTGCGACAGGAAGGGCTCATCCATGAACGCGTGGATGGGCAGGAGTTCCACGGCGGTGACACCCAGGCGCTTGAGGTGCTCGATGGCGGCCGGGTGCGCCAGTCCCGCGTAGGTGCCACGCAGTGACTCGGGCACTCGCGGGTGTCGCTTGGTGAAGCCCTTGACGTGCAGCTCGTAGAGGACCGTCTTGTGCCACGGCGTCTCCAAGCGCCGGTCCCCTTCCCAATCGAAGTCATCCGTCAGCACCACGCCCTTGGGCACGCCCCACGCGTCGTCGCGCAGGTCCGGCTCCAGGTCCTCGGCGCGAGGCGACGGGGCATAGCCATACAGCGGGGCCGTGGGGTCCACGCGGCCGTGGAGCGCGCGCGCATACGGGTCCACCAGCAGCTTGTGCGGGTTGAAGCGCAGGCCCTTCTTCGGCTCGTAGGGGCCGTGCACGCGCAGGCCATACAGCGCGCCCGGGCGCACGTCCGGCGCGTAGCCGTGCCACACGTGGTGCGTCATCTCCAGCAAGGGGAAGCGGCGCAGCTCGCGCGCCGGATTCGCGGGGTCGAAGAGGCAGACCTCCACCTTCCGGGCGTGCTCGCTGCAAACGGCGAAGTTGACGCCGCTCCCGTCAAACGTGGCGCCCAGGGGGAACGGCCTCCCTGGAAGCACCTCGGCCCGCCTCATCCCGCGCTCCTCTCCGGCTCCAGCAGCACCACCGGGAACTCCGCGAGCAGCGGCGCGAGGGGCAGCACGCCGCCGCCCGACCCACGCTCGGGCCGCACCCGCCGCCCCGTGAAGACATTGCGGAACATCATGCCCGCATATGCCTCGGGAAGGTCCAGGAACGTGCCGTCGTGGGCTCCCGCCAGCCCGCCCGGCGACTCCAGCGCGGAGAGCGTGAAGCGCGGCGCACAGGCCACCACCACGCCCGCCGCGTGCTCCCGCGCGAAGGCCACCCCCGCCTGGGCCCGAGGACCGGCGAGGTCCAGCGCCCGGTAGCCCCCCGCACGAAAGAGCGCGGGCCACCGCTGGCGCAGGCGCAGTCCCTCGGCCAGGAGGTAGAGCTTCGCCCGGCCGTCATCCAGGTCCCGCGTGAGCTGCGCGCACACGCCAGGGCGGTCCACCTCCGCGGCGGCGTCCAGCTCCGCGAGCCACCGCGCCCGCAGCGCGAAGTCCACGGGCCGGCGGTTGTCGGGATCCACCAGCGACAGGTCCCACAACTCGGAGCCCTGATAGGTGTCCGCCACGCCGGGCGAGGCCAGCTTGAGCAGGAGCTGGCCGAGCGCGTTGTGTTGCCCCGCCCGTTCGATGCGGCGCTTGAAGGCCTCCACGTCTTCCAGGAAGGCCGTGCCACGCCGAGGGTCGAAGCACGCGTCCACGAAGCGCGCCATCGCTTCGTCATAGGCGCTGTCCGGGTTGGTCCACGAGGTGCGGACCTTGGCCTCCTTGATGGCCTTGCCCATGTACTCGCGCACGCGGCGCTGGAAGTCGTCGCGCTCCGGGCCCGCGAGCACCGACCCCATCGGCCAGGCGCCCACGACCGTCTGGAAGAAGAGGTACACGTCGTTGGGACTCGGCGCGGGCCCCGAGGGCAGCTCCTCGACGAAGCGGGCGGTGAGCCGGCCCCAGCGACGCACGCGCTTGCGCCACTCCTCGGGCAGCTCGGTGAGCACGTGGATGCGCGCGCGCACGTCCTCGCTGCGCTTGGTGTCGTGCGTGCTGGTGGTGAGCATGCTCGCCGGCCAGCGCTCCGCGCGCTCCTGGTTGCGCAGGTGGAAGGTGGTGGCCCGCACGCCAAAGCGCTCCGGCTCTCCACCCACCTCGTTGAGGCTCACCAGCCGGTTGTAGAGGTAGAAGACCGTGTCCTCCAGCCCCTTGGCCATGACAGGCCCGGTGAGCTGTTGCAACTTCATGGCGAAACGCAGCATCCCCGCGCGCTCGGGCTCGGCCACGTGCTCCGGGTAGCGGCGCAGGAGGATGTCGCGCAGGAAGTCGAAGATGGAGGCGTTGGTGGTGGCGTTGCGCTCCTTGGCCCGCTGGATCGTCCACTCGATGTACTGCACGTCGCGCGCGTCCAGCTCGGGGCGCCAGCCGTCCACGTAGGTGCGATAGACGGGGAACAGCGCGATGAACTCGATGAGCGCGCGGCGCAGGCTGTTGAGCGTGAAGTCGCGCGTGCGGCGGTTCAGCTCGGAGATGCGATTGAGCTCGTGCGCGAGCACGTTGATCTCACTCGACATGGAGTCGCGCATGATGAGCCGCTTCTTCTCGTACACGAGCTCCGGGAAGTCCTGGCGTCCGCCGATGAAGCGCTCGTAGGTCTCCGTCAGGTGCGACTCCGCCGCGGGGTGGACGAAGAGGCCGCTCACCGCGTTGGCGAAGCGGTAGCCCGTGGTGCCGTGCACCGCCCACGACTCGGGGATGCGCTCGCGACCGCCTTGAATCTTCTCCACCGCGACGAACAACGACTTGCGCAGCGGGCTGTCGGGGTGCGCGGTCACCTCGGCGCGCCAGAGCTCGCGCAGCCGCGCCTCCACCTGCGGCCAGCGCGCATCGTCGGCGGTGCCTCGCGCCGAGAAGAGCGCGCGCGCCTTCTCCACGAAGAAGCCCTCTTGCAGGTCCAGGAAGTAGGCGGTGGGGTCGAACAGGCCGTCCGGATGGTCGATTCGCAGCCCGGTGACGCGGTCCTCGCCCAGCCACTGGAAGACGCGCTGGTGCGCCTCCAGGAAGACGTCCGGGTCCTCCATCCGGATGGCCGCCAGCCCGTTGATGTCGAAAAAGCGACGGTAGTTGATCTCCTCTCCCGCCACGCGCCAGTGGGCGAGCCGGTAGCTGCACCGCGCGAGCACCGCGTCCAGCAGGTCGAACGAGCGCGGATTGCCCGGGCTCCCGTTGAACACATGGACGTTCTCCTCCACGTACTGCGCCAGCTCGGGGCTCGCCGTCACCACCGCGGCCAGCCTCCGCTTGATGACCTCCTTCTCGCGGTGCCGCTCGATGACCTTGGCGCGCTCCAGCTCGGTGCGCGGCGGGAGGTGCTCGATGGCGGTGAGGATGGAGAGCAGCTCCACGAGGGGAGGAGCGTCCGCGCCCAGCCGCGCCTCCAGCCGCTCCAGGCCCTGCCGGAGAATTCGCCCGTACTGACGCGGGGCCACCGGCAGGAGGTGGTCGTAGTAGTGGAGGAAGAACGCCCCGTCACGGAAGGACAGGCGCAGCTCGCCGCGCTCCAGGACGATGCCGTACTGGTCTCCGAGGATGGGCAGCAGCACCTTGTCGCGCAGCTCGTCCTTCACCGGCCGCCAGTCGATGTCGAACGTCCGCGCGTAGAGCGAGGCCGGTCCATTCTCCAGCACGTCGAACCACAGGCGGTTGTCCCGCTCGATGCCCATGTGGTTGGGCACCACGTCCAGCACCTGCCCCATGCCGTGCTGGCGCAGCGTGGCGCCGAGCGCGGCGTGGTGCTCCGCGGTGCCCACCTCCGGGTTGAGCTGCTGGTGGTCCACACAGTCGTACCCGTGGGGGCTGCCCGGTGTCGCCTTCAGGTAGGGCGACGCATACAGGTCACTGACCCCCAGGCGCGCCAGGTACGGCACCACCGCGCGGGCGTGCTGGAAGGTGAACCCCTGATGGAACTGGACGCGGTACGTGGACAGCGGCGGAGCGCGGCGTGACGCCAGCGCCTCCTGGACCCGCGCGTAGAGCCCCCTGGCCAAGGCCTCCACCGCCTCGGCGTGGCGCGCGCCTCCGGCGGATGGAGGCCCCTCCTCTTCCAGCCCGTCGAGCAACATGCGGCTGAGAGGTAGGGCCTGGGCACCG contains:
- the treY gene encoding malto-oligosyltrehalose synthase; translation: MLLDGLEEEGPPSAGGARHAEAVEALARGLYARVQEALASRRAPPLSTYRVQFHQGFTFQHARAVVPYLARLGVSDLYASPYLKATPGSPHGYDCVDHQQLNPEVGTAEHHAALGATLRQHGMGQVLDVVPNHMGIERDNRLWFDVLENGPASLYARTFDIDWRPVKDELRDKVLLPILGDQYGIVLERGELRLSFRDGAFFLHYYDHLLPVAPRQYGRILRQGLERLEARLGADAPPLVELLSILTAIEHLPPRTELERAKVIERHREKEVIKRRLAAVVTASPELAQYVEENVHVFNGSPGNPRSFDLLDAVLARCSYRLAHWRVAGEEINYRRFFDINGLAAIRMEDPDVFLEAHQRVFQWLGEDRVTGLRIDHPDGLFDPTAYFLDLQEGFFVEKARALFSARGTADDARWPQVEARLRELWRAEVTAHPDSPLRKSLFVAVEKIQGGRERIPESWAVHGTTGYRFANAVSGLFVHPAAESHLTETYERFIGGRQDFPELVYEKKRLIMRDSMSSEINVLAHELNRISELNRRTRDFTLNSLRRALIEFIALFPVYRTYVDGWRPELDARDVQYIEWTIQRAKERNATTNASIFDFLRDILLRRYPEHVAEPERAGMLRFAMKLQQLTGPVMAKGLEDTVFYLYNRLVSLNEVGGEPERFGVRATTFHLRNQERAERWPASMLTTSTHDTKRSEDVRARIHVLTELPEEWRKRVRRWGRLTARFVEELPSGPAPSPNDVYLFFQTVVGAWPMGSVLAGPERDDFQRRVREYMGKAIKEAKVRTSWTNPDSAYDEAMARFVDACFDPRRGTAFLEDVEAFKRRIERAGQHNALGQLLLKLASPGVADTYQGSELWDLSLVDPDNRRPVDFALRARWLAELDAAAEVDRPGVCAQLTRDLDDGRAKLYLLAEGLRLRQRWPALFRAGGYRALDLAGPRAQAGVAFAREHAAGVVVACAPRFTLSALESPGGLAGAHDGTFLDLPEAYAGMMFRNVFTGRRVRPERGSGGGVLPLAPLLAEFPVVLLEPERSAG
- the glgX gene encoding glycogen debranching protein GlgX; amino-acid sequence: MRRAEVLPGRPFPLGATFDGSGVNFAVCSEHARKVEVCLFDPANPARELRRFPLLEMTHHVWHGYAPDVRPGALYGLRVHGPYEPKKGLRFNPHKLLVDPYARALHGRVDPTAPLYGYAPSPRAEDLEPDLRDDAWGVPKGVVLTDDFDWEGDRRLETPWHKTVLYELHVKGFTKRHPRVPESLRGTYAGLAHPAAIEHLKRLGVTAVELLPIHAFMDEPFLSQKGRTNYWGYNTLNFFSPDARYSASGSRGEQVAEFKGMVKLLHRAGLEVILDVVYNHTCEGNHLGPTLSFKGLDNGAYYRLAEKDPRYYMDFTGCGNSWNATNPNALKLVADSLRYWVEVMHVDGFRFDLATTLGRDRQGYDTRAAFFQILHQDPVLSRVKLIAEPWDVGDYGYQVGNFPVLWSEWNGKYRDTIRRYWKGDDRQAAEIGYRLTGSSDLYALSGRKPTASVNFVTAHDGFTLHDLVTYNDKHNEANGEDNRDGANDNHSWNCGVEGETHDPKVNALREQQKRNFLATLFLSQGVPMLVAGDEMGRTQHGNNNAYCQDNELAWVNWDLSDTQRQFLDFTVRMAKLRREQPVLSKRRFFRGAHIWDSELKDLAWFRPDGKEMRKDDWEKPYVRSLGFLLGGDAIATPDDEGNRIVGDTLLVLMNAHHEPITFLLPALEWGADWELVVDTAACGESQRTHTPAGGRVQVGGRSVLVLRRPATEWE